The genomic interval AAAAGCGAGAGCTCCTTTTACAATGCGCTCTTCATCTTCATCGATATCAGAAACAGGAGAATCCTCATGTTCTTCAATCATTTTCATTAATTCTTTTTTTGAATATACCGTTGGTAATTCCTCTCCAAGTATTTTGTCTAGTGCCATGGCTATGGGTTTGGTAAAAATATAGAAAATTGCTCTAAAAAGAATAATTAACCAAACAAACTTCGCCCCAAAAGACAGGGCATTTCTAGAGAATGATGCTTGAGGGATTATTTCTCCAAAAATAACGATGAGTCCAGTTGCAATAAGAACTGCAACAATGCCTGAGGTAATCGAACCTAGAAAAATAGAGAGAACAGAATTTACTGCTACATTACTAATAAGCAATGTTGAGAGAAGAAGATTACCATCTTTTCTCACTAACAAAATCTTCTTTGCTTGCTTGTCACCAAGGTCAGCCTTCCTTTCGAGGTCGTTTTTGTTTAAACTAAAAAAACCCAGAGTTAGCCCGGAGAACAACGCTGAGAAAAGTAGAAGTATCGCTATTATTAAATAATCCATAAATTTTTAATGCATTCTTATATTTTGATTTATATATTTATTATACCTTTTTATTGTATTAGTGCAAAATAAAGCGCCCAGTTGTTGAGCGCCTTAAAAAAATTTTATTGGGCTACTAGTGCCAGCAAGAAGGGGC from Patescibacteria group bacterium carries:
- a CDS encoding CNNM domain-containing protein, with amino-acid sequence MDYLIIAILLLFSALFSGLTLGFFSLNKNDLERKADLGDKQAKKILLVRKDGNLLLSTLLISNVAVNSVLSIFLGSITSGIVAVLIATGLIVIFGEIIPQASFSRNALSFGAKFVWLIILFRAIFYIFTKPIAMALDKILGEELPTVYSKKELMKMIEEHEDSPVSDIDEDEERIVKGALAFSGMKVSDVMTKAENVFMLSSKQILDNETLDLIIKKGFSRIPIHNGSSATILGILYAKDLISEDTHNKLAEEVARSRVVVVEKEKNLDHLLNDFRKSRNHLFIVKELDEFVGIVTIEDVLEEIIDAEIFDEFDNQ